In the genome of Acidobacteriota bacterium, one region contains:
- a CDS encoding DUF177 domain-containing protein, with amino-acid sequence MSMWLDLNRIRAGVEHVVRRLAPAEFAGDDQFRVVAPVDLDVEVTKDARKVRLTGRVKTTIATDCSRCLEPFEILVDAPIDSIFLPAAENVAGDDEQVASEDLGVSYYREDVIDLGEVVREQCYLALPMKPLCRADCLGLCPVCGINRNRESCTCQVEWVDPRLDALRQLKGHFQ; translated from the coding sequence ATGAGTATGTGGCTCGACCTGAACCGAATCCGTGCCGGCGTGGAGCATGTCGTCAGGCGGCTCGCGCCCGCGGAGTTCGCCGGCGACGACCAGTTCCGCGTGGTCGCACCGGTCGACCTCGATGTCGAGGTGACCAAGGACGCGAGGAAAGTCCGGCTGACCGGGCGGGTGAAGACGACGATCGCCACCGACTGCAGCCGATGCCTCGAGCCGTTCGAGATTCTGGTGGACGCGCCGATCGACTCGATCTTCCTGCCCGCGGCCGAGAACGTCGCCGGCGACGACGAGCAGGTGGCCTCCGAGGATCTCGGCGTCTCGTACTACCGTGAGGACGTGATCGACCTCGGGGAAGTCGTGCGCGAGCAATGCTACCTGGCGCTGCCGATGAAGCCGCTGTGCCGGGCCGACTGCCTGGGGCTCTGTCCGGTCTGCGGGATCAACCGCAATCGGGAGAGCTGCACGTGTCAGGTGGAGTGGGTGGACCCCCGGCTCGACGCGTTGCGCCAGTTGAAGGGGCATTTTCAGTAG
- a CDS encoding deoxyguanosinetriphosphate triphosphohydrolase — translation MTIREQLEAREREFLAPQAARSAASRGRRRPEREDPIRPAFQRDRDRIIHSKAFRRLKHKTQVFFAPTGDHYRTRLTHTLEVSQVARSIAKVLRLHEELTEAIALGHDLGHPPFGHAGERVIDRLVPGGFSHYAQSLRIVDLLENGRQGLNLTWEVRDGIARHSKGKHGLPVGAPAADRASTIEGQIARVADIIAYVNHDIDDAVRAGVLEPAALPASATAVLGETSSQRINTMVTDVVHRTLDAGLAEIRMSDEVLDATLALRSYLFDAVYENPRATAEFEKASGVLGGIWGRIRQRPEPYLDPATIAEEGLDAAARDFVAGMTDRYAVALFEELFVPRSWSV, via the coding sequence ATGACGATCCGTGAACAGCTCGAGGCGCGCGAGCGCGAGTTCCTCGCGCCACAGGCAGCGCGGAGCGCCGCGAGCCGGGGCCGCCGCCGGCCCGAGCGCGAGGACCCGATCCGCCCGGCGTTTCAGCGCGACCGCGATCGAATCATCCACTCGAAGGCCTTCCGCCGGCTCAAGCACAAGACGCAGGTCTTCTTCGCGCCGACCGGCGATCACTACCGCACGCGCCTGACCCACACCCTCGAGGTCTCCCAGGTCGCCCGGAGCATCGCGAAGGTGCTCCGCCTGCACGAAGAGCTGACCGAGGCGATCGCGCTCGGACACGATCTCGGCCATCCGCCGTTCGGCCACGCGGGCGAACGGGTGATCGACCGGCTCGTGCCGGGCGGGTTCAGCCACTACGCGCAGAGCCTGCGCATCGTCGATCTGCTGGAGAACGGCCGGCAGGGATTGAACCTCACGTGGGAAGTGCGCGACGGGATCGCGCGCCATTCCAAGGGCAAGCACGGGCTGCCCGTCGGCGCGCCCGCCGCCGATCGCGCGAGCACGATCGAAGGGCAGATCGCGCGCGTGGCCGACATCATCGCGTACGTGAACCACGACATCGACGACGCGGTGCGCGCCGGCGTGCTGGAGCCGGCAGCGTTGCCGGCGTCGGCGACGGCCGTGCTCGGCGAGACGTCGTCTCAGCGCATCAACACGATGGTCACCGACGTCGTGCACCGGACGCTCGACGCCGGGCTGGCCGAGATCCGGATGAGCGACGAGGTCCTCGACGCCACGCTCGCGCTGCGCAGCTATCTCTTCGACGCCGTCTACGAGAATCCCAGGGCGACGGCCGAGTTCGAGAAGGCGTCCGGTGTGCTCGGCGGGATCTGGGGGCGCATCAGGCAGCGTCCCGAGCCGTATCTGGATCCCGCAACCATCGCCGAGGAAGGGCTCGACGCGGCCGCCAGGGATTTCGTGGCCGGGATGACCGACCGCTATGCCGTGGCGCTCTTCGAGGAGCTCTTCGTGCCGAGGTCCTGGAGCGTCTGA
- the miaA gene encoding tRNA (adenosine(37)-N6)-dimethylallyltransferase MiaA — MTRLVAVVGPTASGKTALGVALASAFGGEVVSCDSTAVYRGLDIGTDKPTEAERRAIPHHLIDVAAPTEIYSAARYAADAAAAIHDIAARGRLPIVVGGTGFYFRALTRGLFAGPARDERIRRRLERVAERRGTASLHRWLTRVDSASGRRVLPGDRKRIVRALEVYLLTGRPLTDHFGETRSPLGAADVCAIGLRVSRALQLARVARRVDEQFARGVVAEVQRLIAAGVPPDAHAFSGLVYRQILDLLAGVRDEAATRALIVRENMRYAKRQMTWFRKEPGVTWLDAEAGGDAAAAIQCVGRWREEKR; from the coding sequence GTGACGCGGCTGGTGGCGGTCGTCGGCCCGACGGCGTCGGGCAAGACGGCGCTCGGCGTCGCCCTGGCATCGGCGTTCGGCGGGGAAGTCGTCTCGTGCGATTCGACGGCGGTGTATCGCGGGCTCGACATCGGCACCGACAAGCCGACGGAGGCCGAGCGGCGCGCCATCCCTCACCATCTGATCGACGTCGCGGCGCCCACCGAGATCTACTCGGCGGCGCGGTACGCGGCCGACGCCGCGGCGGCCATCCACGACATCGCCGCGCGGGGCCGGCTGCCGATCGTCGTCGGCGGCACCGGCTTCTACTTTCGGGCGCTGACGAGAGGTCTGTTCGCGGGGCCCGCGCGTGACGAGCGCATCCGGCGCCGGCTCGAGCGCGTGGCCGAGCGGCGCGGCACGGCGTCGTTGCACCGCTGGCTCACCCGGGTCGACTCCGCGTCCGGCCGGCGCGTGCTGCCGGGCGATCGCAAGCGGATCGTGCGCGCACTCGAGGTCTACCTGCTCACCGGCCGGCCGCTGACCGACCACTTCGGCGAGACCAGGTCGCCGCTCGGCGCGGCGGACGTGTGCGCCATCGGCCTGCGCGTCTCGCGCGCGCTGCAACTTGCACGCGTCGCCCGCCGCGTCGACGAGCAGTTCGCGCGCGGCGTCGTCGCGGAAGTCCAGCGATTGATCGCCGCCGGCGTACCGCCGGATGCCCACGCGTTCAGCGGTCTCGTGTACCGGCAGATCCTGGATCTGCTGGCGGGCGTGCGCGACGAGGCGGCGACGCGCGCGCTGATCGTGCGCGAGAACATGCGCTACGCGAAACGGCAGATGACCTGGTTCCGCAAAGAGCCGGGCGTGACGTGGCTCGATGCCGAGGCCGGGGGCGACGCCGCGGCCGCCATTCAATGCGTGGGACGCTGGCGGGAGGAGAAGCGCTGA
- a CDS encoding TonB family protein, with product MYLDFDDRPDIPRVPQAISVREGVLLSIIVHLAFVIFLLVAPAEWFEAAPEEAAQAEQQEPLRFVQVMPLIDRRQIPNPEADRSEFDLRAKPTPVPAPDAAPAPPAPDVPRTEPAPGPETPDPLAPSPSTLGAMAPPEPERPPPPRPSGSLGNAFRDLGRYLQEPQVSAQQPGIGEGDSGADVEMLDSKGRPIEGIDFGPWMRRFAAQIRRNWIIPQVAEMSRGRVVVTFTVLRNGTLIDLQVRQPAAIGALTQAAVTALKLSNPTSVLPAEYQDDRVLFTVTFHYNEPLRDRQ from the coding sequence ATGTACCTGGACTTCGACGATCGGCCAGACATCCCCCGTGTGCCGCAGGCCATCTCGGTGCGCGAGGGCGTGCTGCTGTCGATCATCGTCCACCTCGCCTTCGTGATCTTCCTGCTCGTCGCGCCCGCCGAGTGGTTCGAGGCGGCGCCCGAGGAGGCCGCGCAGGCCGAGCAGCAGGAACCGCTCCGGTTCGTCCAGGTGATGCCGCTCATCGACCGCCGTCAGATTCCGAATCCGGAGGCCGACCGGTCGGAGTTCGACCTGCGGGCGAAGCCGACGCCCGTGCCGGCGCCCGATGCCGCGCCCGCGCCGCCAGCGCCCGACGTGCCGCGGACGGAGCCGGCGCCGGGTCCCGAGACGCCAGACCCCCTGGCGCCGTCGCCCTCGACCCTGGGCGCGATGGCCCCGCCCGAGCCGGAGCGCCCGCCGCCGCCGCGGCCGAGCGGCAGCCTGGGCAACGCCTTCCGCGACCTGGGCCGCTACCTCCAGGAACCGCAGGTCAGCGCGCAGCAGCCGGGGATCGGCGAAGGCGACTCGGGTGCCGACGTCGAGATGCTCGACTCGAAGGGGCGGCCGATCGAGGGCATCGACTTCGGGCCGTGGATGCGCCGCTTCGCCGCGCAGATCCGCCGCAACTGGATCATCCCGCAGGTCGCCGAGATGTCGCGCGGCCGCGTCGTCGTCACCTTCACCGTTCTCCGCAACGGCACGCTCATCGATCTCCAGGTCAGGCAGCCGGCGGCCATCGGCGCGCTCACGCAGGCCGCCGTCACCGCGCTCAAGCTGTCGAACCCGACGTCCGTGCTGCCGGCCGAGTACCAGGACGATCGCGTGCTCTTCACGGTCACGTTCCACTACAACGAGCCGCTCCGGGATCGGCAGTGA